Proteins encoded within one genomic window of Ranitomeya variabilis isolate aRanVar5 chromosome 4, aRanVar5.hap1, whole genome shotgun sequence:
- the LOC143767084 gene encoding uncharacterized protein LOC143767084, translating to MNCHCLDDCTHRSKEQLTSSIFKSDDFEIPLDTIEVNAITPDIPPSLRSKYISSDPLIQSFLKIPKIHTVEKRFSCSKFGKCFKHKSHLVIHQRTHTGEKPFSCSECGKGFKLKCDLVIHQITHTGEKPFSCSECGKCFNWKSNLVTHQRTHTGEKPFSCSECGKCFNEKSSLVKHQRTHTGEKPFSCSECGKCFNHKSSLVKHQRIHTGEKPFSCSECGKGFKEKSDLARHQRTHSGEKPFSCPECGKCFNRKSILVAHQRTHTGEKSFSCSECWKCFNEKSSLVKHQRTHTGEKPFSCSECGKCFNEKSSLVKHQSTHSGEKPFSCPECGKCFNRKSILVAHQRTHTGEKSFSCSECGKGFNWKSNLVTHQRTHTGEKPFSCSECGKCFNEKSSLVKHQRTHRGEKPFSCSECGNGFKEKSDLHRHQSTHSGDKPFSCSECGKCFNQKSNLVAHQRNHTGEKPFSCS from the exons atgaactgtcattgtcttg ATGACTGTACACATAGATCAAAGGAACAGctaacatcttcaatttttaaatcagatgattttGAGATCCCACTGGATACAATTGAAgttaatgccattactccagatataccaccaTCCCTTCGCAGCAAATATATCTCATCTGATCCTTTGATACAG TCTTTTCTTAAAATTCCAAAAATTCAcacagtggagaaaaggttttcttgttccaagtttggaaaatgttttaaacacaaatcacatcttgttatacaccagagaacccacacaggggagaaacctttttcatgttcagaatgtgggaaaggttttaaatTGAAATgcgatcttgttatacaccaaataacccacacaggggagaaacctttttcatgttcagaatgtggaaaatgttttaactggaaatcaaatcttgttactcaccaaagaacccacacaggggagaagcctttttcctgttcagaatgtgggaaatgttttaacgagaaatcatctttggttaagcaccaaagaactcatacaggggagaagcctttttcctgttcagaatgtgggaaatgttttaatcataaatcatctttggttaagcaccagagaattcacacaggggagaagcctttttcctgttcagaatgtgggaaaggttttaaggAGAAATCAGATTTGGctaggcaccagagaactcactcaggggagaagcctttttcctgtccagaatgtgggaaatgttttaaccggaaatcaatTCTTGTTgctcaccaaagaacccacacaggggagaaatctttttcatgttcagaatgttggaaatgttttaacgagaaatcatctttggttaagcaccagagaactcatacaggggagaagcctttttcctgttcagaatgtgggaaatgttttaacgagaaatcatctttggttaagcaccagagcactcactcaggggagaagcctttttcctgtccagaatgtgggaaatgttttaaccggaaatcaatTCTTGTTgctcaccaaagaacccacacaggggagaaatctttttcatgttcagaatgtgggaaaggttttaactggaaatcaaatcttgttactcaccaaagaacccacacaggggagaagcctttttcctgttcagaatgtgggaaatgttttaacgagaaatcatctttggttaagcaccagagaactcacagaggggagaagcctttttcctgttcagaatgtgggaacggTTTTAAGGAGAAATCAGATTTGCATAGGCACCAGAGTACTCACTCAGGGgataagcctttttcctgttcagaatgtgggaaatgttttaaccagaaatcaaatcttgttgctCACCAAAgaaaccacacaggggagaagcctttttcatgttcataa